The proteins below are encoded in one region of Streptomyces sp. NBC_00490:
- a CDS encoding alpha-1,4-glucan--maltose-1-phosphate maltosyltransferase, which translates to MPATHHSSAPPTAGTESPPEHHSAAIQPPPPEPPSVGDGIGRIPVLDVRPIVQRGRRPAKAVTGETFEISATVFREGHDAVAANVVLKDPEGRPGPWTPMRELVPGTDRWGAEVTAGEPGHWTFHVEAWGDPISTWRHHAQIKIPAGMDTDLVLEDGARLYERAADGVPKGEGLRKVIRAAVAALRDETRPAAARLAGALTPEVDAVLARYPLRELVTVSEVLPLLVERERALYGAWYEFFPRSEGTPQRPHGTFRTAARRLGAIAAMGFDVVYLPPVHPIGSTFRKGPNNTLSATAEDVGVPWAIGSPEGGHDAVHPDLGTIEDFDWFVARAREHHLEIALDFALQCSPDHPWVHKHPEWFHHRPDGTIAYAENPPKKYQDIYPIAFDADMDGLVAETLRVLRFWMEHGVRIFRVDNPHTKPVVFWERVIAEINAADPDVIFLAEAFTRPAMMHTLAQIGFQQSYTYFTWRNTKEELTEYLTELSGEAAAYMRPNFFANTPDILHAYLQQGGRPAFEIRAVLAATLSPTWGIYSGYELCENTPLREGSEEYLDSEKYQLRHRDWDTADSITPLITQLNRIRRASPALRQLRDLHFHHADQEAVIAYSKQSGSNTVLVVVNLDPHHTQEATVSLDMPQLGLEWHESVPVRDELTGETYHWGRANYVRLEPGTRPAHILTVLRPSTPQTGGSPTI; encoded by the coding sequence ATGCCCGCCACGCACCACTCGTCAGCACCCCCGACGGCCGGTACCGAGTCACCCCCCGAGCACCACTCGGCAGCCATCCAGCCACCGCCTCCGGAGCCACCCTCCGTCGGCGACGGCATCGGGCGCATACCCGTCCTCGACGTCCGTCCGATCGTCCAGCGCGGACGCCGGCCCGCGAAGGCGGTCACCGGCGAGACGTTCGAGATCTCGGCCACCGTGTTCCGCGAAGGCCATGACGCGGTCGCCGCCAACGTCGTACTGAAAGACCCCGAAGGGCGCCCGGGCCCCTGGACCCCGATGCGTGAACTGGTCCCCGGCACCGATCGCTGGGGCGCCGAGGTCACGGCCGGTGAACCCGGCCACTGGACGTTCCACGTCGAGGCCTGGGGCGATCCGATCAGCACCTGGCGCCACCACGCCCAGATCAAGATCCCGGCGGGCATGGACACCGACCTCGTCCTGGAGGACGGCGCGCGCCTGTACGAGCGGGCCGCCGACGGCGTTCCCAAGGGCGAGGGCCTGCGCAAGGTGATCCGCGCCGCCGTGGCGGCCCTCCGCGACGAGACCCGCCCGGCCGCGGCGCGGCTGGCGGGGGCGTTGACGCCGGAGGTGGACGCGGTGCTGGCGCGGTATCCGCTGCGCGAGCTGGTGACGGTTTCCGAGGTGCTGCCGCTGCTGGTGGAGCGGGAGCGGGCGCTGTACGGGGCCTGGTACGAGTTCTTCCCGCGCTCCGAGGGCACGCCGCAGCGTCCGCACGGTACCTTCCGCACGGCCGCGCGGCGGCTGGGGGCGATCGCGGCGATGGGGTTCGACGTGGTGTATCTGCCGCCGGTCCATCCGATCGGGTCGACCTTCCGCAAGGGCCCCAACAACACCCTGTCCGCCACCGCCGAGGACGTGGGCGTGCCGTGGGCGATCGGCTCCCCGGAGGGCGGCCACGACGCCGTCCACCCCGACCTGGGGACGATCGAGGACTTCGACTGGTTCGTGGCCCGGGCCCGCGAGCACCATCTGGAGATCGCGCTGGACTTCGCGCTGCAGTGTTCGCCGGATCATCCCTGGGTGCACAAGCATCCGGAGTGGTTCCATCACCGCCCCGACGGCACCATCGCCTATGCGGAGAACCCGCCGAAGAAGTACCAGGACATCTACCCGATCGCCTTCGACGCCGACATGGACGGTCTGGTCGCGGAGACGCTGCGGGTGCTGCGGTTCTGGATGGAGCACGGGGTGCGGATCTTCAGGGTCGACAACCCGCACACCAAGCCGGTGGTCTTCTGGGAGCGGGTGATCGCGGAGATCAACGCCGCCGACCCGGACGTGATCTTCCTGGCCGAGGCGTTCACCCGGCCGGCGATGATGCACACCCTGGCCCAGATCGGGTTCCAGCAGTCGTACACGTACTTCACCTGGCGCAACACCAAGGAAGAACTCACCGAGTACCTGACCGAGCTGTCGGGTGAGGCGGCCGCCTATATGCGGCCCAACTTCTTCGCCAACACCCCCGACATCCTGCACGCCTATCTCCAGCAGGGCGGCCGGCCCGCCTTCGAGATCCGGGCGGTGCTGGCCGCGACCCTCTCCCCCACCTGGGGGATCTACAGCGGCTACGAACTGTGCGAGAACACCCCCCTGCGCGAGGGCAGCGAGGAGTACCTCGACTCCGAGAAGTACCAGCTCCGCCACCGTGACTGGGACACCGCCGACAGCATCACCCCCCTGATCACCCAGCTGAACCGGATCAGGCGGGCGAGCCCCGCACTGCGCCAGTTGCGCGATCTCCACTTCCACCACGCGGACCAGGAAGCGGTCATCGCGTACTCGAAGCAGAGCGGCTCGAACACGGTTCTGGTGGTCGTCAACCTCGACCCTCACCACACCCAGGAGGCCACGGTCTCGTTGGACATGCCGCAACTCGGCCTGGAATGGCACGAGTCGGTGCCGGTGCGCGACGAGCTCACCGGCGAGACCTATCACTGGGGCAGGGCGAACTATGTGCGCCTCGAACCGGGCACTCGCCCCGCGCACATCCTGACCGTCCTGCGACCGTCCACCCCGCAGACCGGAGGGTCACCCACAATATGA
- a CDS encoding S8 family peptidase yields the protein MARTRTWRLRWAGGLTAVTCAAALSAITLPAHAAPEGKILGAGTPGSVGGSYLVTLKGGTKAPSSAGRRVAEMYGAKISHTYGTVLNGYAVEADERQARFLAADSRVASVTQDTRVTLERSRQNPPSWGLDRVDQKNLPLDKSYTWPESAGAGATVYVIDTGIRVSHKDFAGRARYGWDFVDGDRTASDGNGHGTHVAGTVAGTRYGVAKRAEVVAVRVLDNAGSGTTAQVIAGIDWVTKHARKPAVANVSLGGYRNAQLDAAVRNSIKSGVTYTVAAGNDALPASLYSPANVRQAITVGASDKKDARADFSNFGAALDLFAPGVAITSASHKADTAKATFSGTSMASPHAAGTAALYLADHPRATPAQVSKALVAQAVSGKISGRGLASPNKLLQVPAP from the coding sequence ATGGCACGGACGCGCACATGGCGTCTGCGCTGGGCGGGGGGCCTGACCGCGGTGACCTGTGCCGCCGCGCTTTCGGCCATCACCCTGCCCGCGCACGCCGCGCCGGAGGGGAAGATACTCGGCGCCGGGACCCCCGGTTCCGTCGGGGGAAGCTACCTGGTGACTCTCAAGGGGGGAACGAAGGCTCCGTCGTCGGCGGGAAGACGTGTCGCCGAGATGTACGGGGCGAAAATAAGCCATACCTACGGCACGGTCCTCAACGGCTACGCGGTCGAGGCCGACGAGAGACAGGCCAGGTTCCTCGCCGCCGACTCCCGCGTCGCGTCGGTCACCCAGGACACCCGTGTGACCCTGGAGCGCAGCCGGCAGAACCCGCCGTCCTGGGGGCTGGACCGCGTCGACCAGAAGAATCTGCCGCTGGACAAGAGCTACACCTGGCCCGAGTCCGCGGGCGCCGGAGCGACGGTGTACGTGATCGACACCGGCATCCGCGTCTCGCACAAGGACTTCGCCGGACGCGCCCGTTACGGCTGGGACTTCGTCGACGGCGACCGGACCGCGAGCGACGGGAACGGCCACGGCACCCATGTCGCCGGCACCGTCGCGGGCACCAGGTACGGCGTCGCCAAGCGGGCCGAGGTCGTCGCCGTCCGTGTCCTCGACAACGCCGGTTCGGGCACGACCGCCCAGGTCATCGCGGGTATCGACTGGGTGACCAAGCACGCGAGGAAGCCCGCCGTCGCCAACGTCAGCCTCGGCGGCTACCGCAACGCCCAACTCGACGCCGCCGTACGCAACTCGATCAAGTCGGGTGTCACGTACACGGTCGCGGCGGGCAACGACGCGCTGCCGGCGAGCCTCTACTCGCCCGCGAACGTCCGGCAGGCGATCACGGTCGGCGCGAGCGACAAGAAGGACGCGCGGGCGGACTTCTCCAACTTCGGCGCCGCCCTCGACCTCTTCGCCCCGGGCGTCGCGATCACCTCGGCATCCCACAAGGCCGACACCGCCAAGGCCACCTTCTCGGGTACGTCGATGGCGTCGCCGCACGCGGCGGGCACGGCCGCGCTCTATCTGGCCGACCATCCCAGGGCTACACCCGCACAGGTGTCCAAGGCGCTGGTCGCGCAGGCGGTTTCCGGAAAAATCTCCGGCCGAGGGCTTGCCTCGCCGAACAAACTGCTGCAGGTTCCGGCCCCGTAG
- a CDS encoding glycosyltransferase family 1 protein, giving the protein MKAIRRFTVRPVLPEPLRPLSDLARNLRWSWHAETRDLFQSVDPECWAASGCDPVRLLGDVPPRRLAELAEDRRFLRRLTAAADDLHDYVSGARWYQAQSGELPAAVAYFSPEFGVTAALPQYSGGLGILAGDHLKAASDLGVPLIGVGLLYRHGYFRQSLSRDGWQQEHYPVLDPNELPVALLREADGAPAQVSLALPGGKQLHARIWLAQVGRVPLLMLDSDVEENDLGERGVTDRLYGGGSEHRLLQEMLLGIGGVRAVRTYCRLTGHAAPEVFHTNEGHAGFLGLERIAELGDQGLDFDAALEAVRAGTVFTTHTPVPAGIDRFDRELVARHFGTDAELPRIDVERILRLGMETYPGGEPNLFNMAVMGLRLGQRANGVSLLHGQVSREMFSGLWPGFDPDEVPITSVTNGVHAPTWVAPEVFRLGARQIGAQRTEDALTVGGSDRWDAVGEIPDQDIWELRRVLREQLVTEVRERLRVSWRQRGAGTAELGWIDGVLDPDVLTIGFARRVPSYKRLTLMLRDRDRLMDLLLHPERPIQIVVAGKAHPADDGGKRLVQELVRFADDPRVRHRIVFLPDYGMAMAQKLYPGCDIWLNNPLRPLEACGTSGMKAALNGCLNLSVLDGWWDEWFQPDFGWSIPTADGTGTDPDHRDDVEAAALYDLLEQRVTPRFYERGQGGLPDRWIEMVRQTLTLLGPKVLAGRMVRDYVERLYTPAAHAHRAMTPDLARELALWKARVRGAWSSVTVDHVETSVATTTAELGSTLGLRVRVGLGELSPEDVEVQAVSGRVDEEDRIADAMTVPLKPVGGPDQEGRWVYEGPLSLDRTGPFGYTVRILPSHRLLASGAELGLVAVPSEDVVEAAGVLMR; this is encoded by the coding sequence ATGAAGGCTATCCGTCGCTTCACCGTCCGACCCGTACTGCCCGAACCCCTCCGGCCGCTGAGCGACCTCGCGCGCAATCTGCGCTGGTCCTGGCATGCGGAGACCCGTGACCTGTTCCAGTCGGTCGATCCGGAGTGCTGGGCCGCTTCGGGCTGTGATCCCGTACGCCTGCTGGGCGACGTACCGCCCCGGCGGCTCGCCGAGCTGGCGGAGGACCGCCGCTTCCTGCGCCGGCTGACGGCCGCCGCGGACGATCTGCACGACTATGTCTCCGGCGCGCGCTGGTACCAGGCGCAGTCCGGCGAACTCCCCGCCGCCGTCGCCTACTTCTCACCCGAGTTCGGCGTCACGGCGGCCCTGCCCCAGTACTCCGGCGGTCTGGGCATCCTGGCGGGCGACCATCTGAAGGCGGCCAGTGACCTGGGCGTCCCGCTGATAGGCGTGGGCCTGCTGTACCGGCACGGCTACTTCCGCCAGTCGCTGTCCCGCGACGGCTGGCAGCAGGAGCACTATCCCGTCCTCGACCCCAACGAACTGCCCGTGGCGTTGCTGAGGGAGGCCGACGGCGCGCCCGCACAGGTGTCGCTGGCCCTGCCCGGCGGCAAACAGCTGCACGCCCGGATCTGGCTGGCCCAGGTCGGCCGCGTGCCCCTGCTGATGCTCGACTCCGACGTCGAGGAGAACGACCTCGGCGAACGCGGGGTGACCGACCGGCTCTACGGCGGCGGCAGCGAGCACCGCCTGCTCCAGGAGATGCTGCTGGGCATCGGCGGGGTCCGGGCGGTCCGCACCTACTGCCGGCTGACCGGCCACGCCGCACCCGAGGTCTTCCACACCAATGAGGGCCACGCCGGGTTCCTGGGGCTGGAGCGGATCGCCGAACTGGGCGATCAAGGCCTCGATTTCGACGCGGCACTGGAAGCGGTCCGGGCCGGGACGGTCTTCACCACCCACACCCCCGTCCCCGCCGGCATCGACCGCTTCGACCGCGAACTGGTCGCCCGGCACTTCGGCACGGATGCCGAGTTGCCGCGCATCGACGTCGAACGGATCCTGCGGCTCGGCATGGAGACCTATCCGGGAGGCGAGCCCAACCTGTTCAACATGGCGGTGATGGGCCTGCGCCTGGGGCAGCGCGCGAACGGCGTCTCGCTGCTCCACGGTCAGGTCAGCCGCGAGATGTTCTCCGGACTCTGGCCGGGATTCGACCCCGACGAGGTGCCGATCACCTCAGTGACGAACGGGGTGCACGCGCCGACCTGGGTCGCCCCGGAGGTCTTCCGGCTCGGCGCCCGGCAGATCGGCGCCCAGCGCACCGAGGACGCGCTGACGGTCGGCGGCTCGGACCGGTGGGACGCGGTGGGGGAGATCCCCGACCAGGACATCTGGGAGCTGCGCCGGGTGCTGCGCGAGCAGCTGGTGACGGAGGTGCGCGAGCGCCTGCGCGTGTCGTGGCGCCAACGAGGCGCGGGAACAGCCGAGTTGGGGTGGATCGACGGGGTGCTGGACCCGGACGTCCTGACGATCGGATTCGCGCGGCGCGTCCCGTCGTACAAACGCCTGACGCTGATGCTGCGCGACCGGGACCGGCTCATGGACCTGCTGCTGCACCCCGAGCGGCCGATCCAGATCGTGGTCGCGGGGAAGGCGCACCCGGCGGACGACGGCGGAAAGCGGCTGGTCCAGGAGCTGGTCCGGTTCGCGGACGACCCGAGGGTGCGGCACCGGATCGTGTTCCTGCCGGACTACGGCATGGCGATGGCGCAGAAGCTCTACCCGGGCTGCGACATCTGGCTGAACAACCCGCTGCGCCCGCTGGAGGCGTGCGGGACGTCGGGGATGAAGGCGGCGCTCAACGGCTGCCTCAACCTGTCGGTCCTGGACGGCTGGTGGGACGAGTGGTTCCAGCCCGACTTCGGCTGGTCGATCCCGACCGCGGACGGAACGGGCACGGACCCCGACCACCGGGACGACGTGGAGGCGGCGGCGCTGTACGACCTGCTGGAGCAGCGGGTCACGCCACGGTTCTACGAGCGCGGGCAGGGCGGGCTGCCGGACCGCTGGATCGAGATGGTCCGCCAGACCCTGACCCTGCTCGGCCCGAAGGTGCTGGCCGGCCGCATGGTCCGGGACTACGTGGAGCGCCTCTACACGCCGGCCGCGCACGCGCATCGCGCGATGACGCCGGACCTGGCGCGGGAGCTCGCCCTCTGGAAGGCGCGGGTGCGCGGCGCCTGGTCCTCGGTCACCGTCGACCACGTCGAGACGTCGGTCGCGACGACCACGGCGGAACTCGGGTCCACGCTCGGGCTACGGGTGCGGGTGGGGCTCGGTGAGCTGAGCCCCGAGGACGTCGAGGTGCAGGCCGTGTCCGGGCGCGTGGACGAGGAGGACCGGATCGCGGACGCGATGACGGTTCCCCTGAAGCCCGTGGGCGGGCCCGACCAGGAAGGGCGGTGGGTGTACGAGGGGCCGCTGTCACTGGACCGGACGGGGCCCTTCGGATACACCGTCCGCATCCTTCCCTCGCATCGGCTGCTGGCGTCCGGGGCGGAGCTGGGGCTGGTGGCGGTGCCGTCGGAGGACGTGGTGGAGGCGGCGGGGGTGCTGATGAGGTGA
- a CDS encoding DUF1990 family protein, with product MSFTYDDVGATQRNGFCPPGFRPLHVRNRIGEGEQVFRRASEAVLTWEMHRALGMGIDASAERAAPDVDVTVTLAGLIKAPCRVVWTVEEHRRAGWAYGTLSGHPECGEESFVVDRTGDGTVWLTVSAFSRAAKWYAKAGGPATRGLQHAYARRCGVVLRRLSGGGED from the coding sequence ATGTCCTTCACGTACGACGACGTAGGCGCGACCCAGCGGAACGGTTTCTGCCCGCCCGGCTTCCGCCCCCTCCACGTCCGCAACCGCATCGGCGAGGGCGAACAGGTCTTCCGCCGCGCCTCGGAAGCGGTCCTGACCTGGGAGATGCACCGGGCGCTGGGCATGGGCATCGACGCCTCCGCGGAACGCGCGGCGCCCGACGTCGACGTCACGGTGACGCTGGCCGGCCTCATCAAGGCACCCTGCCGTGTGGTCTGGACGGTGGAGGAACACCGCCGCGCGGGCTGGGCGTACGGGACGCTTTCCGGCCACCCCGAGTGCGGCGAGGAGTCCTTCGTCGTGGACCGGACGGGAGACGGCACGGTCTGGCTCACCGTCTCCGCGTTCAGCCGGGCCGCGAAGTGGTACGCCAAGGCGGGCGGGCCGGCGACCCGGGGGTTGCAGCACGCGTACGCGCGCAGGTGCGGGGTGGTGCTGCGGCGGCTGAGCGGCGGGGGCGAGGACTGA
- a CDS encoding M4 family metallopeptidase: MTPVYARRKHTTLAIATAVAAGALLATGLTTGSAAAQSPAEATGKATLAAAPLQLSPAARTTLIKQQQADASDTAREIGLGAKEKLVVKDVVKDADGTVHTRYERTYAGLPVLGGDLVVHESKSGAAKGVSRATTKTIKVSSLTPKLTVAKAEKQALTIAKAAGSEKTAADGARKVVWAGSGTPVLAYETIVGGFQDDGTPNQLHVITDAATGKKLFEYQGIENATGTGKSLYSGTVSLETTLSGSTYQLTDGTRGSHKTYNKSHGTSSSAGTLFTDADNTWGTGAASSSTTDQTAAVDAAYGAATTWDFYKSTFGRSGIKNNGVAAYSRVHYGNAYVNAFWDDSCFCMTYGDGETNTHPLTSLDVAGHEMSHGVTSNTAGLNYSGESGGLNEATSDIFGTGVEFYAANSNDVGDYLIGEEIDINGDGSPLRYMDKPSKDGGSADSWSSSVGNLDVHYSSGVANHFFYLLSEGSGAKTINGVSYNSPTSNSSTVTGIGRAKALQIWYKALTTYFTSTTNYKAARTGTLSAASALYGSTSTEYKAVAAAWSAVNVS, translated from the coding sequence GTGACCCCCGTCTACGCGCGTCGCAAGCACACCACTCTGGCCATCGCCACCGCTGTCGCGGCCGGAGCCCTCCTCGCCACCGGTCTGACCACCGGCAGTGCCGCGGCGCAGAGCCCGGCGGAAGCCACGGGCAAGGCCACTCTCGCCGCAGCGCCCCTCCAGCTGTCTCCCGCCGCGCGCACCACGCTCATCAAGCAGCAGCAGGCCGACGCCTCCGACACCGCCCGGGAGATAGGCCTCGGCGCCAAGGAGAAGCTGGTCGTCAAGGACGTCGTGAAGGACGCCGACGGCACCGTTCACACCCGTTACGAGCGCACCTACGCCGGGCTGCCGGTCCTCGGTGGCGACCTGGTCGTCCACGAGTCGAAGTCCGGTGCGGCCAAGGGCGTCTCCAGAGCGACGACCAAGACCATCAAGGTCTCCTCCCTGACCCCGAAGCTCACCGTCGCCAAGGCCGAGAAGCAGGCGCTGACCATCGCCAAGGCCGCGGGCTCGGAGAAGACCGCCGCCGACGGCGCGCGCAAGGTCGTCTGGGCCGGCTCGGGCACCCCCGTCCTCGCCTACGAGACGATCGTCGGCGGCTTCCAGGACGACGGCACCCCCAACCAGCTGCACGTCATCACCGACGCCGCCACCGGCAAGAAGCTCTTCGAGTACCAGGGCATCGAGAACGCGACCGGCACCGGCAAGAGCCTGTACTCGGGCACGGTCAGCCTGGAGACCACCCTGTCGGGCTCGACGTACCAGCTGACCGACGGCACGCGCGGCAGCCACAAGACGTACAACAAGTCCCACGGCACCAGCTCCTCCGCTGGCACGCTCTTCACGGACGCCGACAACACGTGGGGCACCGGAGCCGCCTCCAGCTCCACCACCGACCAGACCGCGGCCGTCGACGCCGCCTACGGCGCGGCGACCACCTGGGACTTCTACAAGTCCACCTTCGGCCGCTCCGGCATCAAGAACAACGGTGTCGCGGCCTACTCCCGGGTCCACTACGGCAACGCGTACGTCAACGCGTTCTGGGACGACAGCTGCTTCTGCATGACGTACGGCGACGGCGAGACGAACACGCACCCGCTGACCTCGCTGGACGTGGCCGGCCACGAGATGAGCCACGGTGTCACCTCGAACACGGCCGGTCTGAACTACAGCGGCGAGTCCGGCGGCCTCAACGAGGCGACCTCGGACATCTTCGGCACGGGTGTCGAGTTCTACGCGGCCAACTCCAACGACGTCGGTGACTACCTCATCGGCGAGGAGATCGACATCAACGGCGACGGCTCCCCGCTGCGCTACATGGACAAGCCCAGCAAGGACGGCGGCTCGGCGGACTCCTGGTCCTCCTCGGTCGGCAACCTGGACGTCCACTACTCGTCCGGCGTCGCGAACCACTTCTTCTACCTCCTCTCGGAGGGCAGCGGCGCGAAGACGATCAACGGCGTGAGCTACAACTCGCCCACGTCCAACAGCTCCACGGTCACCGGCATCGGCCGCGCCAAGGCGCTCCAGATCTGGTACAAGGCGCTGACGACGTACTTCACGTCGACGACCAACTACAAGGCGGCACGCACGGGCACGCTCTCGGCGGCCTCCGCCCTGTACGGCTCCACCAGCACCGAGTACAAGGCGGTGGCCGCCGCCTGGTCCGCGGTCAACGTGAGCTAG
- a CDS encoding M4 family metallopeptidase → MPRRAAAVALVGVSALIAAAVQSGAASAAPEKAPSAAGKVIPGAESVKLTPAQRAALIRTANATKAETARELGLGAKEKLVVRDVLKDGNGTIHTRYERTYDGLPVLGGDLVVESTKADATESVVKATRAAIKPATTTAAVSAAKAKSQALGAAKAEDAKSPAVNRAPRKVIWAGDGKPTLAYETVVGGFQHDGTPQELHVVTDAATGAKLYEWEAIETGTGNTVYSGSVTLGTTQAGSTYNLTDGTRGGHKTYNLNRGTSGTGTLFSGPDDIWGNGSPSNLESAAADAHYGAALTWDYYKNVHGRSGIRGDGVGAYSRVHYGNNYVNAFWSDSCFCMTYGDGSGNTNPLTSIDVAAHEMTHGLTSNTAGLNYSGESGGLNEATSDIFGSTVEFYANNSSDVGDYLIGEEININGDGTPLRYMDQPSKDGSSYNNWTSSIGNADVHYSSGPANHFFYLLSEGSGAKTINGVSYNSPTADGLPVTGIGRDKAEKIWFRALTTKFTSTTNYAAARTGTLAATGELYGTTSAEYTAVQNAWAGVAVGSRPGGGGGGGTSFESTTDVSIPDNGAAVTSPITVSGRTGNAPSNLAVAVDIVHTYIGDLQVQLVAPDGSAYTLKAYGTGGSTDNLNTTYTVNASSEVANGTWLLRVQDNAAIDTGYINSWKLTFP, encoded by the coding sequence ATGCCCCGCCGGGCCGCCGCAGTGGCCCTGGTCGGTGTGTCCGCCCTGATCGCCGCGGCCGTCCAGTCGGGCGCCGCGTCCGCAGCCCCGGAGAAGGCACCGTCGGCCGCGGGCAAGGTCATACCGGGCGCCGAGTCCGTCAAACTCACCCCCGCCCAGCGCGCCGCGCTGATCCGCACGGCCAACGCCACCAAGGCGGAAACCGCCAGGGAACTGGGCCTGGGCGCCAAGGAGAAGCTGGTCGTCCGTGACGTCCTCAAGGACGGCAACGGAACCATCCACACCCGCTACGAGCGCACCTACGACGGCCTGCCCGTCCTCGGCGGCGACCTCGTCGTGGAATCCACGAAGGCCGACGCGACCGAGTCCGTCGTGAAGGCGACCCGCGCCGCCATCAAGCCGGCCACCACCACGGCCGCCGTCTCCGCCGCCAAGGCCAAGAGCCAGGCCCTCGGCGCCGCGAAGGCGGAGGACGCCAAGAGCCCCGCCGTCAACCGCGCCCCGCGCAAGGTGATCTGGGCGGGCGACGGCAAGCCGACCCTGGCGTACGAGACGGTCGTGGGCGGCTTCCAGCACGACGGCACCCCGCAGGAGCTGCACGTCGTCACGGACGCGGCGACCGGCGCGAAGCTGTACGAGTGGGAGGCGATCGAGACCGGCACCGGCAACACGGTGTACTCGGGCTCGGTCACCCTCGGCACCACGCAGGCCGGGTCGACGTACAACCTCACGGACGGCACCCGCGGCGGTCACAAGACGTACAACCTCAACCGCGGCACCTCCGGTACCGGCACCCTCTTCTCCGGTCCGGACGACATCTGGGGCAACGGCAGCCCGTCCAACCTGGAGTCGGCCGCCGCGGACGCGCACTACGGTGCCGCGCTGACGTGGGACTACTACAAGAACGTGCACGGACGCAGCGGTATCCGCGGTGACGGCGTCGGGGCGTACTCCCGCGTCCACTACGGCAACAACTACGTCAACGCGTTCTGGTCCGACAGCTGCTTCTGCATGACGTACGGCGACGGCTCGGGCAACACCAACCCGCTCACGTCGATCGACGTGGCCGCGCACGAGATGACCCACGGGCTCACCTCGAACACGGCCGGACTCAACTACAGCGGTGAGTCCGGCGGCCTGAACGAGGCGACCTCGGACATCTTCGGTTCGACCGTCGAGTTCTACGCCAACAACTCCTCCGACGTCGGTGACTACCTCATCGGCGAGGAGATCAACATCAACGGCGACGGCACGCCGCTGCGGTACATGGACCAGCCGAGCAAGGACGGCTCGTCGTACAACAACTGGACGTCCAGCATCGGCAACGCCGACGTGCACTACTCGTCCGGACCGGCGAACCACTTCTTCTACCTCCTGTCCGAGGGCAGCGGCGCCAAAACCATCAACGGCGTCAGCTACAACTCGCCCACCGCGGACGGCCTTCCGGTCACCGGTATCGGCCGCGACAAGGCGGAGAAGATCTGGTTCCGCGCGCTGACCACGAAGTTCACCTCCACGACCAACTACGCGGCGGCCCGCACCGGCACCCTCGCGGCGACGGGTGAGCTGTACGGCACGACGAGCGCGGAGTACACGGCGGTCCAGAACGCCTGGGCGGGCGTGGCGGTCGGTTCGCGTCCCGGTGGCGGCGGTGGCGGCGGCACCTCCTTCGAGAGCACGACCGACGTATCGATTCCGGACAACGGGGCCGCGGTGACGTCCCCGATCACGGTGTCCGGCCGTACGGGCAACGCGCCGTCGAACCTCGCGGTCGCGGTCGACATCGTGCACACCTACATCGGTGACCTCCAGGTCCAGCTGGTCGCCCCCGACGGCTCGGCGTACACGCTGAAGGCGTACGGCACCGGTGGGAGCACGGACAACCTCAACACCACCTACACGGTGAACGCGTCCTCCGAAGTCGCCAACGGGACCTGGCTGTTGAGGGTTCAGGACAACGCGGCGATCGACACCGGCTACATCAACAGCTGGAAGCTCACCTTCCCGTAG